A segment of the Calonectris borealis chromosome 2, bCalBor7.hap1.2, whole genome shotgun sequence genome:
GGTCTGAATGGAAAGAGAAGCTGCGCACCAAGGTGAACGAAGGTTGGAAGACATGATCAAGACGGGGCaaccaaagaagcagcagagagaaatgaGCGGGGTATATTTGTGTTTTGCACACACAAATATACTTTTGTAGGACATTTTGCATAAGTTTGCGAACAGCATCTGTTAACTAGTTCTCTAGTAAATACCAGTCTAGATGCAATAGAGAGATTTTGTTGGCTATAGTAAACTTTACATATGATTTCATGGCCAAGATCAAGAACAAATACTATGTCATGGAACAATCTTTTTTATCTAGAGGAGTTTCATACTGTGTTAGCTGATCTATATTACTGAAATAGGACAAAGTTCAGGTGCAGAGGTACGAAACCAGCAGCAAGGAAGAACTGTAAGCAAAATGGGATTATTCACGCAATTGTGAACTCTTTTTATCAGATTTGGACATGTTCAGAGTGTTTTCATTAGGCTGAGGTTTCAGTTGGCATGGCGTGTTGTACGTCAAACTCCTACACTGTCAAGTCTAGATGAAGGTTATGGAATGTGTCAGCTAACACATTTTCACACGAGTTTCAGTCCCagtcaaaacaaagccaaaaaggaGCTTTTAAGAGGGAAGACTGATTACAGAGGCTATTTCTTCAAATGTCTTGTGTATAGAGAGAACATCACTACATtacctgccttcctttccttctcagtGCTCTGACTCTTTTTCTTACCCTTTCTTCTCCTCTAGGAAAGATCTGGCTGATGTTAATAATTCTGCTGCGAATGGCAGTGGTAGTGTTAGCAGGCTATCCACTCTACCAAGACGAGCAGGAGCGCTTCATCTGCAACACCCTGCAACCAGGATGCTCCAACGTTTGCTATGACTTGTTCTCTCCCGTATCCCACTTTAGATTCTGGCTTATTCAGACTGTGTCTATCCTGCTACCTTATGCTGCATTCAGCATTTATGTTTTGCACAAGGTAGCTTTGTACATTGTAAGAATGCACTGTTTGGTGCATGGATGCAAAGGGAATAAGGGTTTATCAAGCCCCAAAGACCTGAAGGAGCTCTGTAGAAGTGCTGTTGTCAATAGATTAGACTGTGGTGCAGACAAGCTAAGTGTCCTTAATTTTTCTGGGGCATAtactgttcatcttttttttaggACACTGCTTGAGGCTGCCTTTGCAGCtgtgcaatattttctttttggattttttgttcCTGAGCGCTTTTCCTGCTACCATTCACCTTGTACAAGCACAGTTGATTGTTATATCTCCAGGCCCACTGAGAAATCCATCATGATGATTTTCATCTGGGGGGTCAGCAGTCTGTCCTTTCTGCTTAGCCTTGCTGATCTTGTCTGTGCTCTCCAGAGAATGACAGCAAGAAATCAAACGAACAAGCTGCTGGCAAACCTCCACGTAGAGAATGAGTGCATTTTAAATCTTCCCCCAATACAGCATGGTAGCTCTCCTCCGCCTCAAAATCAAGACTGTCCAGTATCAAAAAGCAGCCAGACCAGTGATGGCTCCTGCTCACTTCtctctgaagaggaagaagaggctgTTCTTCATCCTGAAGTGGTGTCTCAGGAAACTGCCAGCACTATCCTTAACAGCAATAGCAATAAGCCCTGTATATCAGGAGATCTTGCTGTTAAGCAAGATAGCACTGAAGAACCCTCGTATGCTGGTGACCACCAAGGGACTACATGCAGGCAAGTGAGACCCAGGCTTCAGCAAGACTTCATTAAAGATACTGCCCTGACTTTGAGACCTCAGATCAAGTCCCACCTTGGAGTTTCTTCCTCTGTAGTTCAGAGCAAGCTTTTAGGATACTACCCTTCAGCTGAGCTAAAAACCCCTGATGCACAATCAAATTATAGCAGTACTAGTTGCTTGAAgtcaaaaaaatcagaatgggTATAGAGCCAGTGAACACCACCCTATGACCCTGGCAGGACAAACCATTGCATCACTGAGGAGGTTTCAGATAGTTTCAGCTGGAACCCTCGGCTGTGGTTATGCTGCAGAGACACTCTGCTGTGCCGTGTTCCTCCATTGAAGAGGAAGCAAAGACCTTGGACAAGAATTTGAAGGATATTACATTAAGGGAACTGTTCTTTGGAAAATGTAACATCTTTATGTTTTTCTGAGTGTAAGtgagtttttaaaaagctgtgaacTGTTGCTGATGTGACTGACCTGGTTTTCCAGCAGTACCTGTGAACACTTGTTTACCCTAACCTAGTTTTATTGCCAAAGCTTGAGCTTAGGAAAGATGTGACTTTTAAACACAATAGTATCTTCTCTACTGTCAGAAGGTTTATTTatctcctcatactaaattctCGAAGCCCACTCTAAGAAAGCATATTCAAGCAAGAAGAGTAGacagtgaataaaataaaaatacatgttttgtggCGAAGTGTTAATGTGTCAAAACCCCCTGTATCTTACTGATTGAAGGCTATAGCTATCCTAGTTAGCAACACCATGGCAGTACCCTTCTCTGACCCCGAGGACAGCTGGCACAGTCTGACCATGTCTGAGTTATTCAACTCCAATCGTCTCCAAAACAGGGTGACTGCATCCAGATTAGCTGTTGGGGATGGCCCTGTGCTCGGGAATTGCTCAGGAGATGACTAGGAGGTGTGAGCCAGAAGGATGTCAGGGAATGCTCCTACAGCTTGACAGTGCAGGGGACTGAGCTCCAGTGCCCGTGCCCTGGCACTACGGACTGTGCACTGGTGTAGATGTACTACTGACATGTCTACAAGGTGTTACGTTTCTCAACCTGAAATCGTCACACTCGGCTTTTGATTTCAGGAGGGGGAATGAGTCACCTGACCTGTTTTAGGCATCTCTGAAGGTAAGATGAGTCACTTTCTAGATATATCTATTGCTCCCACAGTGTGATTATCTCAGACTTGGGCTTAGGGAAAATGGTTTCTACCCTGAAAGAAGGATATAGTGGCAATGTCTATATCAAAGTGTTCACCCTCTTTGTCTGACAGACTTTTAATGCTAATCATTTGAAAACGTGTCTAAACTGAGTGAATCACAGAAGATTTTATTACTGTCATGCTTTGTGCTTTCCTTCAGTGTTAATTCTGTTGCATTTACCTAAGCTAGTCCAGCACTGAAGCACAGCATTGCgtgagctgaattttcttttagcTACAAGTCAGTGGGGGTTGAAGGTTGCATAGACCTGCAGATCATCAGTGGGAGTGGATGTGGAGGAGCATGTACTCAGAGGAATGTACTGGTGGTAGTGTCTGACAAAACAGACTGTTCAGAGGGTGACAAGAGCTGGTATTTGTAGATACTGCTTGGAGCTGAAGTAGCTCTCCCTCCGTTTAGACCCatgcaaaggagaaaacaggcaCAGATCTAGTCTTGCTCTTACTCTGCTATATAACAAGTTACTGTAATGACTTAATGGCTGGCTCCTCTGTGCAGAACATCAAGGGACAACAGCTTTcacattgttctttttctctcctgtggTTGCAGAAGTCTTTAAGACAATTTGGCTCATAATGTGTATCATTTCTTACACATGCAAGGTAAAGACTAGCAGTTAATTATTCCTTATCTTCTGCATCCCCTCAAAAATTAGGTAACTTAATAGATGGACAGAACTGCTCTTTGGGTCGGGAGGCAGAATTTACTTCTGCCTGCGAAGTACTTTGGGATCCTGAGGTATGCTACAGAGGTTTTTAATTTCTACCGTCTAAGTAAAGTTTTCTTCTCTATTagctgtgtttgtttcttttatcaTACGTGCTTGTTGTATGATTTGTCATTTCTAGGGTACGAGCAGCATTAATTATTAAACTTATCACGggcagaaaaacattaaatatttaaacttctcATCCTCCAAGGCCTCTTTAACGGGGTCTGTGCTCATTACACATACCATGACAAAACATTGCAACAATGAAACCTTTTATGATTCATTGCATCTTCTCAGCTGCGAGAAGGAATGCAAGGAACAAATGCGGATTCAGTCTATCGTGTACATCCCTCAGTGTGAGATATAAATAGagtagaataaataataaatgcgTTGTGGCTGGACacagtttgcttttttgtgtCTCTAGCTAGACATCTTTCAATGACTAAGGAGTCTCATTTCAAATCAGAAAGATCCTGTTTGtgtctgaaatggaaaatgaaattagtGACCTTCTTCGGTATCGTGTTTACGAGTCCTTGTTGTGAGATTGTGGCCTTTGGTTTGTGTCACTCAGCTGCAGACCCGGCTGCTTTTAGGGCTTGTGGACCCTTTGACTCGTAATTCAGCGTCAGTGTAATAAGCACTTAATGTGTTTATAAAAACTGCATACTAAAAGAGCAGGATTTGTATGGGCTTTTCACTGGGGAGTGAATAGAAGCTTCTGGCATCAACAACCTGCTCCTAAGGGAATGTCTCCAAGTCACTTCTATCAACTATTTCCAAGTCACACAAAGACATGGTTTTACAAACTGGGTGGATCTACTCGCAAGGGAAGACCAAGGGAAGATGTGCAAACGTGTTTGAACTATTCTGAGCTTCCACAGCTCAAGCAAATGAGAAGAGATCGTTGGCAGGGGCATCTGCAATGGGGAAGAGGAAATGGGAAAGAAGATTTGTTTGAAAGAACAAAGAGGATCACCTCTAATTTCTCCTTATATTCCATATTACTGAATGTTAAGGTACTGTGAAGATGCCTAGATGTCCTAGAAAGAGTGAGTGAAAGAAGTAATAGATGTGGAGCAACGAAGCAACAAGATTTCTGCTGTTTAAGCAAAGATTTAGTCCTTTAAATTTGTGAATTGTTTTTGTAAGTCCTTCAAGAACATATTTAATACTcggaaaaaagttacaaaaacagCTTGTTACGTTTGCTGGTGtgtctttaaatcttttcttaacccATCtacttcagaaaagcatttctgaaggtGTGTTGAAAACACAATACTCCTAATCCTGCCCCCAGGAAGCTTTGTCTTGTGTTCAGACAAGGCTGCCATAGCCGCAGCGCAGGTACCAGTTGCATCCTGAGGTGGATTTATGGAATAACACATAAGCTACGTCTATTGCTCACCCAGTCTGGTGTGGTACTGAACATGAAACTATACAGGAAGGAATTGAGCTCCCTGGAAATAAGAGTTGGAACTGATCAGGGAATCTGTGATAAACCAGTTTTcacacaggaaataaaatttttgttggaaaattataaaatgcctaaaaaaaaagctgtttttttagtATCTTCAACTGCATCATAGCACTTCTCTTGCTAAGTAAGTATCTATAAACTGCTGGAGACCCAGAATTTCCATGTTTTCCATGCAGCAGAATCAAGTATCACTGGGAGTTTCTGCAGTATCAGCatgatttaaagtaaaaaaaaaaaatcaaactttttacACCAAAATAagatagattttaaaaaactttttctaaacaaaatttttcaatttcttttgttttagtttggaaTATGTTTTTTAATACCGAAATAGAAGCCGAATACCAAGTTTCATTCAGTTATAATcactttctcctctttcctcacaCTCTAGGTTGGGTCACTTTGATTTACTCTCATCAGCATAATGGAAAGTGGCGACTCTCTCTTCTCTTGTGAGATACACTGCAGACAGGTGTCTAGGGAATGCATGATTTCCCACTAGCAGCAGTTGTTCTCCATGAATCTCTCAGTTCAGACCAGAACAAGTATTAAATCTGAAGTTAACAATGTGGAGACATCCTTAGTGTATTCTTTCAAGTTATTAAAATTATCTGCCCTTATGTGATACATTGTTATTGCAGTGATTATCTTTCTAGAAGGGATCATTAAAGAGGATATTAATtgcacattattttattttaatgtcattATTACAATGGAGAACAGGGAAATTATTACTGCTTGTAGTATTTTAGGATAATAAAGAAATGCATCTCCAAAAATAGGAAAGTAGAGTAGTTGAAAAGGCTGTTCTTCAACTTCTGTCTTTTGTACCACTTTTAACAGCCTGATGTTCAACTGATAGAGAAGTAATTTTACAATGCAATGCTCTTACATTGTAATTGAGTTGCTAAAATGTTCTGTAAATTAGATGGTCTCTGTTCAAAGTCATAGCATGAACTTTTGGCCTGTGATGCACAGCAATGCCAGTTCTCAAAAACGAGTTCACCAAGGCAGAAATCTGATCGGAAAGTAGGAACTGTATCTCTACAATTAAAATTATCCAGTACCCATGTAGTAGATTACAATCACAATCTATTTCACTAGCTTTTGCCTTCTCCCACttccccttctgttttcttccacttGGGTTTGACAGGCAGGATGTCCCAGGCCATCCCCACAACTATAATTTAATTATGGGAGTACACACGCAGTGCTAACTCCAAGGACTGTTTTCTGATCCTGCGCCATTCACAACGTGGACATGCCAGGAGATAGAGAGCTCTCTCTAATCCAGGTTCTGCAGCTAACACTTCAGGTCGAGTAGTGGATTAGCTTTGAAAAGCTTTCACTGATGAACAATTTACTGATTGAAGACGGCGGCAGATTCTGAGCTTTTCTTTAGAAACTGAAGTTTATATATGGTGCCCTCAAGAAAGATGGAGGATTTGGGGTCAGCAATCAGAAGTAAGTCCTTTCACTTCTGGCTTTCCTATGTGtgtaacttttattttgcttgtgagACTTTAGGCACCATATACCAGAGTgtgtttggggattttctttcactgaacatgttacttttgggaaaaaaataacaataatggaaagaaacagaagattttgACCTAGCGGAAtgaatttctgcattttcctctgtaatttcctgccttttcttcatACTGAAGATAGGCActatgttttttattattttatttttaagagaaaccAGGATAAGATGCTTTTAGAGCCCCACTAGGCTTGTTAAGCAATGTCTTCCTTGTCCTGATAAATTAGACACCCACTTAGACACCCACTCCTTCTGTTCATTTCTCTAGAAGTCAGTGTGAGTGATTCTTACTTCTGACAGACCATATACAGTGCAATTAGCTCCTTCTTTCTGGTACCTGCTTTTTCCTAAAGCCCTGTGCTATCCTTGAAGGCCTAGTGGAGATATTCAAAGGTAGGCAGATGGACAACTCATATATACATTGGCTAACAaatccaatatttttttctgcttcagcaaGCCTCtttctaaagtatttttctgaaacataAACATGCAATATCTATAACACAGTTTACCAAATGTGATGCATTGATAGGTACGTGTTTGTACAGGTTCACCAGAGACTTTCACATAGGGCTTGGTGCACAGTCTGGAAGGGATCCTGATCTTTGAATGAGTGGAGGAAACCACAGAATTTGCATAGCAGCCCCAAACCTGTCTCCCACCAGTCACACAGAACTGATCCCATGAAGCACAAACCTGTATGAAATTCAAAAGATGACCCTAAATCAAGGAATGATCTAAAcacatatgggttttttttgtaatgcagATAGATAGAGGTGGTAACAATTATCCACCTCATGGCCCACAGTTATGTGAAACACAGAGCTATTTCGATTTAGAAGAAATACATCTCAACTTTCGGAGTCTATAGCAAGAGACTTTGAAATGTGCAgataaataggaaataatttctcCAAATTACCCATGTCTGAGAGACATATTTCATGACTTCTGGACAGAAATATTGACAACTCCTTAGAACAACAGTCTCGTGTTTCCTATTTAGTTAGCACTCTGCACTTCAACAAAATCCTTAAAATGGTACCAGCGTGGTTTAAACTTGGCAGCTGACATTTCATTCCTCCTCAGGACAGTACTTCTCACACAAAAAAGGGGTTGATTAAAACACCCAAGCAGTTGTTTTATTCTTATACGAGATTCCTAAAATATTCCGACAAGGCTCACTTCCAGAAACAATTTGGATCAGCACACTTTACCTTTTGAGAAGTTTTGCTGGTATGACCCAACGATCCTACAAATTAAAGATAAAGgcttcagcaaaacatttagGCTGTTCATTTCTGTTGAAATGCTTGTTTGCACCAGTGGGTAATATTCTTGTTGTGCGGGACCTGGGGCCAGCCTACTAGAAGCTGGGCACCAGCTCAGTTTAAACATTGTCCCACACTGCTTCTGACACCAAATTCTATACaaattttgtcctggttttggatgGTATGCACAGTAATCATAAGAACAGTTCACCTGGGGCACCAAAATACAGCTTTCAGGACTTTCCAGTCCCTACAGAGCTGCCCACTGCatccctgcaggcagcctgcaggcCCCTGCTAATACAGACTGAACACCTTAAACATAGAGTACTACTTCTATTGATTCATGAGAAATGAGTAGATGAGTTGAAACGAATCCTATGCTGTAGGGTTACATTGAGAAACTGTTGCAAAGCTAAGGCCACCTTGCAGAGCAACCCTTTAGTAGACATGTAATACAATTGCATGCACACCTCTGTGTCTGCAAAGTTAACTATAGATAGATTTATTTTGACTGGAGAATCAGCAGGATCTTCCTTGAAACTGGATTATATAAAGAATATCATGAGGGTATGGGTGCCTTGGTCAGCACCTGATAGAAGACCTCACCTACCATCTCACTGAGGACTGAGCTCCCTTGGTTGAGCCTTCCCTGCAATTTGGTACACCACCGTGCAATGTGCATCTAAGTGTTTGCAGGAATTAGTTTGTAAAGAGAAAGTGCTAGTGAGTGTCAGCTACTTCCAGTTTTGCCAGTCCCTTTGTATTCTGTCTGCCTCAAtaccaggtggggtctcatggtGCAGAAGGCTGTGGTTTTCCAGTACACCGGCTGCGCCCCCCAtggggctgccccggctgccaGCACGCATCTCGAAAAGCAGCAAGGTACAGCCTCCACCACCCACCCTGGAGTACCACTTCCACCATTTTCAGGATCTTGAGCAACATGTGTTTCCAAAAATGAGGCAGAACTTGTTTACCAGACTGCCTGTGTTGCTGTACTATTTGTATCTGACTGTCTCTGCCTTTACTTCCCAGCCTACCAGCAGAAGCCAGCCAGTGCCACGCAGTTACTGAAAAGGCAGGATCCTGGTGTGAAAGATGACCCAGGAATGGGGAGAACGTGGTGATAAACATGGTCTTTAGCTGCACACAGAGCATTCCCTATTGCTGTCTTTCCCCTTTTTGCCCGCCTTGACCCCTTTCCGCTGCATTGCGCTGGCGTGCCAGGATGAGGTGAGCGTCCTTGAGGCAAGCAATGGAAGAGGTCCTATCCACCTCCCGGCTCTTCCAGCCCCCTCTGGCTTTGTCACAGGCCACTCCGTCTGCACGCTGGCCAAGCCCCCTCCATGCCCCAACCCACAGTAAGTCCATTTTCCAGAAGGGATTTCAGCCCCTTGCTTCAGTGTGGCCTTGGCAGTAGCTCTTATGCGGGCAATGTTTTCTGTCCGCCCAGAGCCATCTCTTAGAGCCCTTTGCGTTTACCAGAGCTCAGGTGGTTATTTTGGGGAAGGCGGTTCCCATTTGTATCTCAGTACCTGGTAATTTGAAGTGACTGCCACCAGGAGGGTTGGTAGTGGTGATGAAATGTGGTGCGGGTCAGAGAAAACTGTGAGGAAAAGCTGCCCTGCTTGCAGCCATAGATCTGGGGTGACTTAAGTTGGCTTAAGGAtgagggaagtggttgagtgaccatccctggaagtatttaaaagacgtgtagatgaggcgcttagggacatggtttagtgggcatggtggtgttgggttgacggttggacttgatgatcttagaggtcttttccaaccttaatgattctatgattctatgattaagttGGCTTAATTGGCCAGGCTTACATCCGAGAGAAAAACCTTTGCAAAAGCTGCTTTAGACAGTCGATACACACTCAAGCAAAGGCCAAGAAGCTTTACTGTCAGAAAACCTTACCAGAGACAAGCCTGCAAACACAAGCGTGGTTCTGAAAGCTCTTTTTTATGGGTTTTCGCATTAGAACGAGTTTGCCTTGCTGTTAGGTCTGTGTCAGCTGTGCGAGTGCTTAGGCAGGCAGCTGTCAATCTTGCCTTGGAAACTGATCTTAAAGGACAGAGGGACCTTTATCCTTCTTTTGAAGATTTATATATTATTTAGGTCCAAACACATGGTGGTGTTAGTCTGAAGAGGTCTACAGCTGGGAAGACTTTTCATTGCTTtgactatttttctttaaaaataaaaaattgtggcTTGCTGTCAGGTGCCAAGTTCCCTTAAACCCTAGCGCACACCAGGAGACAGCGCCCCATCTGCCAAGCGCCCACTGATGGCCATGAGGAATGGAGAACTTGTGGGTGGTTTTCAGAGGATGCTTCCTCTTGGCTGACAGTCCTGTGTGAGTAAGGACGGGAAGGTTTACAGCCCACGGATCAGGTGGGCATCCAGATCTGTCTCTAGCCCAGGCTGCACCCCTGttgtcttccctctccctctgccataAGATATTGGTGAGCTGGGGTTGGGCTCAAGCAGGGCTTctagggagggtggggggctgcaTCCACACTAAGTGCCAGGGCTAGGACAGTTCTCAGACAACGTCTGAAAATGCCAGACTCGGGTACAGGACCTCCGTTCCTCGTAGTTCTTTGCTCTTTATCAGTACGTAGCTAGCTTAGCTAATAAAGATTGTGAGTGTTTCAGGGAACATCAGGTTGAAGCATGTTActattttatttgaatatatCTGCTGCTCTCTAGAGGAGCTGATGGAACTTGCATGGTTTAAGGATACATGGTTAGCACTTTAAACCATCCTAAAATCTGgataaatgaagaaaactgaagaaaggaggcaaatcaaagtaaaaaataGCCTCCCTAAAATGTTGCCAGGaaatgaagcagcagcaaaataaattttaaagtaaagaCCAGAGAAGTTAATATACTGCAAAGAGGTAAAAGAAAGCACACAAATATCATTACAGGTGAGGGGACTGCCAAAAGAGGTGATACTAAAACAACACCATTTCAATAAATTATAATTATACCAATCAAAGACCTTGTCAACAATACCCCTCCCCAATCCTCAGCAGACAATGTGCAGAGTGCTTTTAAGGGGGCCAAAGAGGCCAGACCAGTGGCTAATAAACAACCTCTCTATTGAACAATCAAAACCTTAAATTGTACCAGTTTGTAAAA
Coding sequences within it:
- the GJD4 gene encoding gap junction delta-4 protein — its product is MERWDSLGFLIVTLNYNVTIVGKIWLMLIILLRMAVVVLAGYPLYQDEQERFICNTLQPGCSNVCYDLFSPVSHFRFWLIQTVSILLPYAAFSIYVLHKVALYIVRMHCLVHGCKGNKGLSSPKDLKELCRSAVVNRLDCGADKLSVLNFSGAYTVHLFFRTLLEAAFAAVQYFLFGFFVPERFSCYHSPCTSTVDCYISRPTEKSIMMIFIWGVSSLSFLLSLADLVCALQRMTARNQTNKLLANLHVENECILNLPPIQHGSSPPPQNQDCPVSKSSQTSDGSCSLLSEEEEEAVLHPEVVSQETASTILNSNSNKPCISGDLAVKQDSTEEPSYAGDHQGTTCRQVRPRLQQDFIKDTALTLRPQIKSHLGVSSSVVQSKLLGYYPSAELKTPDAQSNYSSTSCLKSKKSEWV